The genome window gagcattgcagcattacccataatcccctcagccctgtttcaaaagtgctgattctctgtctgttactttagatgaaaataaggagcccctccccacgcccctctgagagatatctggttaaaaagaacacaatggtgctctaggaggagatgcaggtgataagggtgggggggggggggggggggttaccttggttggtgattggctaatggttacacaagccaaaaaaaaattatgacataaagtggccaaaatctgatcagctcattttcatataaatggatcaggagtctctttacacagaggggacacatgttgatgtatggaagacatgaacaagtggattttgcataataggtgacctttagataaagttaaattgGATGAATTGTGGCTAAATAAATTACTATATAGGTATAATACCTGATGTGATGCCTGGGGTGCTTCCTCCCCAAACAGTGGCATCAGGAACACTCTGAACTGTGGAAGTTGTGTCAGCTTAGgacatagtaaaaaaaacattattaaaacatattttatttcaAGTTATTTATATTGCTCTCAAAATGTTGATAAATGATTCGGCCAATAACACATACCTGTTATCCATGTGGCAGCAGTGGAAGAAGACTTGATATTTGACACTGTAGAAGATTTGTGAACTTAAAAGAGAAACATTTGTATTAATATCGAAACTGGGATGATAAGAATGATTAAATATAAGTCATACTTTGCTATCCTCTCATGTGACCCATCTTACCCTCATCCAGAGTGGAGCAGAGAGGAGCATTTGAAGCCGGTCCTATTCCTGCGTCGGTTTTGGCCTGTATAATCACGCCATATCTGGCAGAAGGCTTCAGGTTGCTGAGGACGATGCTCTCTAGTTCCCGTGTGGCCGGCACACTCAAGTGCTGCCACCTTTTAAACTGTTGGCCTGCAGGGTCGTACTCTCTGTAGCTGATGCTGTAACTCCGAAGAACCCCGTTTCTTAGCTCGGGCCTCGGAGGCTGGATGAGAGAAAAGGATAATAAAGTATTTTACactccttttctttttaaatatatcatatacatcaggggtgtccaaacctttttcaccgagggccaaatacaaggcaaggcaaggcaagtttatttatatagcacctttcaacacaaggcaattcaaagtgctttacaaaaaacgaatgacattaagaaaatggcatttaaaatcagtcattaaaaagaaaagataataaaataaacattaaaagaaaaaatacatggataaaagttacagtgcagtttaagatgtgaatagttcaattaaaagcagcggcaaaaagaaaagtctttagtctggatacagaaaaatatacgaagggctgggccactcacgagaggtatattgcctcataagttcagttataagttgGAAAAATCAATCCAATGTAGGTAAATTATTCTTGATACTTGAAAAGGCTGTTAGAAAAAACATGAATACTGTTTAATATATTTGAACATATATTTAAgtagtacaatataagacaagcagtcattatactttttgaatttgctaagggccaattcaaaatggtccgcgggccgcatttggcccccgggccgtagtttggacacccccgATATACATGAATGAACAATTCCCAACACAATAACTTGCTGGGTTAAAGGTAAGCCATGTAGAGAAATAAAAAATCGAATAACCTTTGGAGAAGATTTTTGAATCCATATGCTACACATGTTTAAAAGCTTTACCTTCCACGTGACTTTGATGGTGTAGGAAGAGAGGGGCTCCAGCTGCATATCCAGGGGAGGACCCTCTGGTGCTGCACATTTGAACAAGTCATCCATCAAAACTGATTTGAGTCCTACACATCTCAAAATATTTCTGAAAACAATAAATATGAGTGAACCTACCTGCTTCTTTCGTTGTGAATGTCAGAACATTGCTGGTGTCGCTCCTGCCCACACTGTTGATAGCAAACATGCGGAGGTCGTAAGCCTTGGCCGGTCGCAATTCCGCCAAAGTCAGCTGAGTCAGTTTAGGATTATAGACTTCAGTTGTCTGTCTAGAGGATACTGGGCAACGGGGACATATATTTCAAAAGATAGAATTAGCTGTAAAATGTCCAAATTCTATTAATATTGAGATACTTTTATTGTGCTTCCTTTACACTCTATGATGTGTAGATCAATCAAGTAGGATTCAATAGGTTTGCCGCCATCAAACACAGGGCTCCAGCGGACAGTGACAGTTCTCGGCTTCACCTCTCTTATCTCTACCTTCGGGGCATTAGGGCGTACTGAAAAGAAGTACAAACTTAGTTAAATGCTGAACAGTGTTGTAACAACAAGTCTAACATAGTGAGACTCCAGTGATATATCAAGAGACTTAAATGAAAACATTGTTATGTTGACTTGGTCTCTTAGAAGTTGTGAGCAACAGATACTAACATACTCCCCACAGAGATCATAATGTCTGCCTGTGGGTCTCACCTGCCACCACAGTCAGAGTCAGCTGGTGTTTGTGATCATTGAACCAGCCAGGTATTTCCACACGGCATCCATACATCCCGGAGTCGCCCTCCTCCACCTGCCTGATGGTGAGCGACACATCGCCCTCACCAATATCACCCTTGAGCAGGTACCGCTCCGACAGTCTGCTGGTCACCGTGGTCCCGTCTGCCTTGATCACCTCATTGTCACAGCCACGGTTAGGGATGGCTCCTCGACCCCAGCATGCAGGAAGCTTGCCGTGGTGCTTGGCATCATAGTTGCATATCAAAGTTACATCTTCCCCCACCGTGGCTATGATGCTCTCTGTAGATACACAACCTGGGAAGGCAGAATGGAACCTTATATTAAGTAAGCAAATAtattataaatgaataaatgggCATTGTCATGACTTTCTTACCTAGGAGTAGACAAAAGAGGAGACTTCTACCTAAAGAAAACATTTTACTCTCCTTGTCTCTATCAATTTGAGGATACGGTCCACCTGCTCCACGACACTGAACAAAACCACAGTGTGGTTTCTGCTTTGAAATCCTTCCAAATCACATGATGCCGTCCTTGAAATGCTCACACAAACAACTTTGCTGGCAGAAGAGGAATGTAGAAAGAGCCATTTCCTTCTCTGTGGTTTTGGTTCCTTATCCTAGTGGTTTATTTTTGATGACTAGACAGAGAACAAATGAAGATACTCTGTCCTTGTTTTTTATCAGTCTTGATACGGACAGAAGGTAATTTAAGAAGTTTTAAACATTAAAATTCTAAACTTCTTAACTGGATGAGCAGGTTGGCATCCAAAGAGATTATACAGTCAAATGTGGAAATACATGTATTGCaatagaaagtattaaaaataactaAACTCAGTGAAAATCAGTGCTAACTTCTATTGTCagccacacaaacacaacattaaAGACgtataatcattattttaaattccaaaagtatgcCCTTAAATAGAATACTGATGAAGAAAGAAAGTCTGGGTTACTCAAGGGACATTTACTGTTGCTGAGTAAACATTCGGGTCTGCCGGATGTTTAGTAACCCAGCAAAGAACTTCCTCTTCGATCACTCCCATACATTTGTGGTCGGTACTAGCCACCTCAAAATATTTACAACTAAAAAGCTGtagatttattttgtcatttaaaatgtttgttGGATTGCAGAATGAGACTATCAACAATTGTGTACTTATGCACGTGGGTTCAgacaatgaaaaaataaaatgtgacttACAACTGTAACAGTTAGGATACATGCAGACTTGCCACAATCTAGATGATTTTCTCACATCAGTCATGAACTTTCTGTAAACACTGTCACGAGTATTTCTCTTAGCAAGTATTCCTTCCCCTAATTTCTGGGATTAGGTTTACATTGCTAAACTTCATTGAGAGAATACAACATCAATACAGCAACATAATCAGCATTTACTCTATAGTGATTTTCTTTTACACTAAGTATTCACATAAAACCAGAACTGCAACAGAAACCGAAAGGGCGACTTTCCCTCACTGACATGTGAGAACATGCTGATATCCTCCATATACAGGGTTTACAGCTAATTCTTCAAAACAAGCTCAAAAAGGGAATGTATGTCATTGTCTGTTGTGTTTCTTTGGCATGTTTGAATTACAAGATACAAACAATAAAATGAGTTAAAAGGTTGATGGACTCACATTTTGAGAGTAAGCAGTGTGTATGCAACAAACCCAGAACATTGAGGGGTGCATTCTGTAATCTTCTCTAATGTGATTGAATCCTGTAGGTGGCATTGTGTCCACAGCTATAAAACATCCACTCGTTGTTTTAATACAACAAGATTAAATCTGCTATTGAAAAAAGGAAAGGGAATCAATTAATCTGTAGGATAATTTGCATATTCTGAGCCTTCCTTGACACACATTAACCCTTTCTAAGAGCGGGAGAGTGTAAACTGCTGTTGCCAATTTGACACTTCTTTTTTCAGATTGAGTAACGGATGAGAGGTCAAAACGTTTTCCCTTTAATCTTTAACATTTCAATGGATGTATTGGCTcaggtttctccattcttacctaccctacctgtAAGGTGAGGTAGCAATAGCACTTAGTGAAGGTTATGGAAAAAACTTTTTTGCTGAAATCTGATGGGATAAAATGGCATGCTGCCCTCCACCCAGCATAGTTCATTAAGAGCACTGTGCTTCCTGTGTTGGTTCTGAATTGTGGCATTGAGTGTGATTTAAATTTAGCAAACCATCCagtaaagataaaaaaaaataatccgACACACAACTCACAAACTATAATCcattccacaattttggaaaataaagaggattataattattttaacaacaaaaaaactacCGCCCTGCCCGTTCCCCATTTCCAAGAAGACTTTAAAATGCTCGACTATTATTGCTACAGTTTTATATGTGTTCCATAAACATGCAGCATGTAGATTTTTGTTGAAAACAATATTGCCTTGTACTTTTGATTTTGTTTCCAGCAAGGTAGAGGTATGTGGGATGTGTAATTTTCCTAATGAATTCTGCACACTACACTCCAATACAGGAAAAAGATTGGTGTTTGAGTGTgtcataatacaaaaacaaaacattttaccTCACTGAGAATATAccgtgtttgaatgtgaagttGAGCCATTTACCTACTTTATTATAGCATTACTAAAAACAGTCATTTTTATGGACCCAAAATTGAGCAAAGAAACAAAAAGGATATAACATCAAATGTAATTTTACAATACAATTTATTTTTGCTGTTTGCAATATACAATTATAAAATGTAATCCATCTTTATTCAAAACATTTTGAGTAGGAAGAGAATTTTTTTTAGATCTATATTATCTTGATAATATTGCATTAAATCCAATAGGTGGCATTGTGTCCACACGTATAAACCATCCACAGGCTTTTAAGAGCCGTGCAATTCATTTTTACCAGACAAACAGCAACTTGATTAATCTTCAGGATATTTTCTCCGCCACACATTTGCCTTTTTTCAGAGCAATCTGAGAACTATAAGCTGCTTTACTGTGGAGAGGGCTTCAAAGGGTTTCACTCTAAAGCTGAAGCGGTGGAAAGAGCAAACACATGAAAAGCACAGACATTCAGCAAGCAGTTATTTAGAGACGCCATTGTCCTCATCATGTTCATCCATTTTGCACATGGAAAACATTATAGTACTTCATAAATGTTCTCAGCAGTTGAGATGTTGACATCTTGAAGTTTCCTCTTTGGCAGAAGTCTTCTCCCTGGTTTGAAGAAAAGCAAACATTAAATTATACACTCAGTCAATAAAAGGAAGACCCACTCAGTGACTTCAACTCAATAGACACCCACTTTAAATGTgcaaaaatgaatctgaatggcACTGAGTCACAAACTAAAATCCATTCCAAGCATACCAAAAGCAGAGACGAGGATAATGATGATAGCGAAGAAGAAAAGAGCTGCCACTCTGCCAATGTTCCCCACCTCCAGGAAGGCTTTAAGTTTTTCCTGCAAAAGAAATGAACCTTATCACTGTGCCATAAATAAACAGCATATTGAAAATTAATTGTATATTAAAAACTGTAATATATACTTGTACTCAATGTGTCACTCCCAGCCTatacccacacccacacatgtGAAAAATAATTCCTTTGAAATAAAAATGAGATTGGAAagctgcattattattattctgatGATGTTTGTAATTATTATTCAGATTTTGCCAAATCTTTCTTCAGAAAATATGTCAGGAAGAAAGCCAGATTAGCCAAGACATGAGCTTTCAATAAATACAAAGCTTCCATTagagtttttttatttgtattgaaagCCAACACCTCTTTAGGTCTATACGTTCTTTCACTTATGTTTCATTAATCACGTCAGTCACTGTAGCTGCTAATTTAAATAAATCACATAAGAGTAGAGAAAAGCATTgatctttttttataaatagcATATTTATAAATACTGTAACATATAGTTTTAACTCACTACCAAACAACACACCTCAGTTGATGCCATTCCAATTACGTCCAATGCTAGAACAGGAACTTCCTCATCTTCAGTTGAAGCAGCAAATGTTGCCAAAAGTTCTTTAAGGAGTAAAAACCACAAGTTATTATTATGTAAAAAACAAGGTTATGCTCAACATGTAAAACAATGAACTGCATTGTTCTATCCCTGAATACAGAACATTgctataaaacagctgcctaGATACATTATGAATTACAAAATATAAACATCTTGGTCaacaacacacattttaaacattattaattaatgtatttattatttcacaGGTGATTTCTCACCCTGGCTCACACCAACAGTAGGTCTCCAGTCCGGGGTTACTGGTTGTTCGTCGGGGGCTGGCAAAAAGAAAATACCTTAATGCTTTGAATTAGGTTCATATTCACACTGGGTGGGTTTCGTGAGCTTTACCTTCCTCCATGAGCAGGTGTGTGTTGAGCTTCAGGTCATTGAACCACCCTGGGATCTCGACCCTGCAGCCGTACACACCGGCATCACTCCACTGAGCGTCCAGGATGGTCAGCGACACGTCTCCGCCCGACACCCGGCCCCAGAGCTGGAACCTGGAGGACTTCATGGTCAGCACAGTCCCATCCGAGGAGAGGATGGTTCTGGAGCATTGGGATTTGGGCACCATGCCTCGTCCCCAACAGAAACTCAGGACGCCGCGAGTTTGGGCGTCATACCTACAGGGCAGAGTCACATTGTGTCCAACGAGGCCAGTGACTTCAACGGTGCTGGAAGACACTGTGGAGGACAGCAAATGATCAACTTAGATGATACGATGCAGGTTGCATTTGTAATTAATAAATGTGAAGCCTGCGATTGCATCCACACATGCAAGCACACACACTCCATCACACTCACACCCACAGGCAGGCTAGAAATACAAGAGAACTATAAAAGAGAGAGTATCGACTCACCTTGGGTCAGGATTGAGAGGCACAAATAAAAAAGTCCACGCATGTGTGTAGGCTATTGTATTACAATGTCCTGAAGAGATAACAAGATACACTTCTCCCCACACTCTCCTCAGTATGGATGATGTTATTTACTGAAGCTTTCACTTCCTTTTTTTGAAAATTAGGAAggaaatcaatgttagtcaTGTCTACATATGAGCCTGACTGCTTGTGATGTGCAAAGAGCTCATATCTGCTGGTATTACCTAATCTGAGATATTGTCTATTTAAACATCATGACCATTGTCCAGATAAACATAATCTTATGGGTATTATAACAAGAAACGTTAAAATACTTTGTATGTACACACATTATGCAATCCCACATGTATTCAGAGTAGGGGTGCAGCTTATTTTAACTATTGTATAATCTGCCAATAATTTAATTAATGATTATTTAGGCAATACAAATGTTGTCGTTCTGAAACCCAAAGATCTCAGATTAATGTGATTTTAGAAAGAAAAGCAGGAAACCTTTGAACACTGGAAAGAGCATGTTCTGCCTTTTTTGCATTGAAAATGATTTGAAGAGCACGACTGGTAAAAGTAGTTAAGGAGATTTATCTTTCGATCGTTGCAGTTCTTCTGTGGAACGTTTAAAAGAGGCCAGAAGAAGATGACACATACTTAAACAGGAAATGTTGGTGAGTAAGCTGTTTATAAGAAGCCTTATTTTCTTGTCTGTTTATAGCTTGTGTGGACTGTGAGAAAAATGGCGTATGTCACTGTTGGCTTTTGAACTGTTTCGCACTGCCTACAGCTTTCGGGGTCCCAGTCCCCAATTTGCCACAGGGGTCAATAGTTTTATTTAATCTTCAGCAGTGATAGTGTTAACTGGTGTATCAGTAAAAATTGTGGAAGCAAACTGAACATTGTTGTTATAATTGCTTATTTTCAAGAcactttttatatatttaaataaaacgtgtttACAGTGTTAAAAATAACCACCTTTACCCATTTGCTATCCTTTATGAGTGAAAGCATTACCCTTAGCCCAATCCTATTTAAGAAACTACGCAAAGTGAGCAATAAACTTGAAATTATCAATTTGATTAGTTTAGACCCTTACGGTACTGTAGGT of Pseudochaenichthys georgianus chromosome 10, fPseGeo1.2, whole genome shotgun sequence contains these proteins:
- the LOC117453890 gene encoding hepatitis A virus cellular receptor 1 homolog, with translation MRGLFYLCLSILTQVSSSTVEVTGLVGHNVTLPCRYDAQTRGVLSFCWGRGMVPKSQCSRTILSSDGTVLTMKSSRFQLWGRVSGGDVSLTILDAQWSDAGVYGCRVEIPGWFNDLKLNTHLLMEEAPDEQPVTPDWRPTVGVSQELLATFAASTEDEEVPVLALDVIGMASTEEKLKAFLEVGNIGRVAALFFFAIIIILVSAFGRRLLPKRKLQDVNISTAENIYEVL
- the LOC117453332 gene encoding cell adhesion molecule DSCAM-like isoform X2; protein product: MFSLGRSLLFCLLLGCVSTESIIATVGEDVTLICNYDAKHHGKLPACWGRGAIPNRGCDNEVIKADGTTVTSRLSERYLLKGDIGEGDVSLTIRQVEEGDSGMYGCRVEIPGWFNDHKHQLTLTVVAVRPNAPKVEIREVKPRTVTVRWSPVFDGGKPIESYLIDLHIIELSSRQTTEVYNPKLTQLTLAELRPAKAYDLRMFAINSVGRSDTSNVLTFTTKEAAPEGPPLDMQLEPLSSYTIKVTWKPPRPELRNGVLRSYSISYREYDPAGQQFKRWQHLSVPATRELESIVLSNLKPSARYGVIIQAKTDAGIGPASNAPLCSTLDEVHKSSTVSNIKSSSTAATWITADTTSTVQSVPDATVWGGSTPGITSVPPDPPVVELKEVRDNTFSIVWTPGFEGDTPITGYYLESKSANASWDYIKTVIDFSSNQTDATIIEMKPSTFNIRMFAKNSLATSGASNVLTITTGEGGER
- the LOC117453332 gene encoding cell adhesion molecule DSCAM-like isoform X1, yielding MFSLGRSLLFCLLLGCVSTESIIATVGEDVTLICNYDAKHHGKLPACWGRGAIPNRGCDNEVIKADGTTVTSRLSERYLLKGDIGEGDVSLTIRQVEEGDSGMYGCRVEIPGWFNDHKHQLTLTVVAVRPNAPKVEIREVKPRTVTVRWSPVFDGGKPIESYLIDLHIIELSSRQTTEVYNPKLTQLTLAELRPAKAYDLRMFAINSVGRSDTSNVLTFTTKEAAPEGPPLDMQLEPLSSYTIKVTWKPPRPELRNGVLRSYSISYREYDPAGQQFKRWQHLSVPATRELESIVLSNLKPSARYGVIIQAKTDAGIGPASNAPLCSTLDEVHKSSTVSNIKSSSTAATWITADTTSTVQSVPDATVWGGSTPGITSVPPDPPVVELKEVRDNTFSIVWTPGFEGDTPITGYYLESKSANASWDYIKTVIDFSSNQTDATIIEMKPSTFNIRMFAKNSLATSGASNVLTITTGEGGHQRGDVLSTISTDTHAAASVDKSKGGHLAAIAVPVVLVLLVVGMVTTWKLLRIQQKKGNLNMWLTNGALRFRGAEPLQDL